From the genome of Perca flavescens isolate YP-PL-M2 chromosome 12, PFLA_1.0, whole genome shotgun sequence, one region includes:
- the LOC114565163 gene encoding trace amine-associated receptor 13c-like, which translates to MTETQDGAELCFPQLFNTSCRKLTPPWFEVMLIHILLSSISLLTVALNLLVIISVSHFRQLHTPTNILLLSLAVSDLLVGLVLMPAESIRNTTCWFLGDFVCSLYNYLSVIITVASIGTIVLISVDRYVAICDPLHYNNRITVNRVKLCVYLCWLYCVSYSFLCVKDDLTQPGRYNSCYGECVLVVDYVLKAVDLVLSFIVPFTVIVALYLRIFAVAVSQARAMRSHITAVTLQLSVTPKAKKSELKAARNLGVLVVVFLICFCPYYGLLIAGDDWVSASSSFVVYLFYLNSCLNPVIYAFFYPWFRKAVKLIVTLQI; encoded by the exons ATGACGGAGACACAGGACGGAGCAGAGCTCTGCTTTCCACAACTCTTCAACACCTCCTGCAGGAAGCTGACACCTCCTTGGTTTGAAGTGATGCTCATTCACATTTTgctttcctccatctctctgctcACTGTAGCTCTCAACCTGCTCGTCATCATCTCAGTCTCCCACTTCAG gcagctccacacacccaccaacatcctcctcctctctctggctgtctcagaCCTTCTAGTGGGCCTCGTGCTAATGCCCGCAGAAAGCATCCGAAATACAACCTGCTGGTTTCTTGGTGACTTTGTGTGTTCTCTTTATAATTATCTTTCTGTCATCATTACCGTTGCCTCAATAGGTACCATAGTGCTCATATCAGTTGACCGTTATGTGGCAATTTGTGACCCTCTGCATTACAACAACAGAATCACTGTGAATAGAGTTAaactctgtgtgtatttgtgttggcTCTATTGTGTTTCCTACAGCTTTCTCTGTGTAAAGGATGACCTGACTCAACCGGGGAGGTATAATTCCTGCTACGGAGAATGTGTGTTGGTCGTTGATTATGTCTTAAAAGCTGTAGACCTTGTTTTGAGCTTTATTGTTCCTTTTACTGTCATCGTAGCTCTGTATCTGAGAATATTtgccgtggctgtgtctcaggctcgtgccatgcgctctcacattacagctgtcacactccagctttcagtgactccaaaggcaaagaaatcagagctgaaagcagccaggaatCTTGGTGTTCTTGTAGTTGTGTTCCTAATATGTTTCTGCCCATATTACGGTCTCTTGATTGCAGGTGACGACTGGGTCAGTGCCTCTTCATCCTTTGTAGTATATCTGTTCTACTTAAACTCTTGTCTAAACCCTGTGATCTATGCCTTTTTttacccctggtttagaaaagcagttaaactcattgtaactcttcagata